The following coding sequences are from one Ornithodoros turicata isolate Travis chromosome 1, ASM3712646v1, whole genome shotgun sequence window:
- the LOC135377274 gene encoding hexokinase-2-like yields MTENRNKVEALTRDLELPNDVLLKVSSLLLDEFNKGLGKDTHKTAEVKMFVTYVRDVPDGSEHGTFLALDLGGTNFRVLLINIKGDEFSMQNEIYAVPQEIMLGTGEELFDHIAECLATFMDKYQVRGRKLPLGFTFSFPCRQEGLTSARLVTWTKGFKCTGVEGQDVVQLLREAINRRKDVAIDVMAVVNDTTGTLMSCAHKNKQCRLGLIVGTGTNACYMEKLENVQLWDGDGEGPHQVMINTEWGAFGDHGTLDFVRTLYDRQVDENSLNPGKQLFEKMISGMYMGELVRRVAVHLAQEGLLFHGKLSEKMRTMYAFKTKYISMIESEARGCYDQTRLVLVKMDQVATDEDCECLRLVCTRVSTRAAHLVSAAVATILNKMKRPHTTVGVDGSVYRYHPRFHSLMEAKIAELVHPQYKFDLMLSEDGSGRGAALVAAVAVRTQERK; encoded by the exons GTAGAAGCCCTGACTCGTGACTTGGAGCTGCCCAATGATGTCCTATTAAAGGTTTCATCGCTACTGCTCGACGAATTCAACAAAGGCCTGGGCAAAGACACACACAAGACGGCCGAAGTGAAGATGTTTGTCACGTACGTACGAGATGTGCCGGACGGCAGTGAACACGGCACGTTCCTCGCTCTGGACCTGGGCGGCACCAATTTCCGCGTCCTCCTCATCAATATCAAAGGGGACGAGTTCAGCATGCAAAACGAAATTTATGCCGTGCCCCAGGAGATAATGTTGGGAACGGGAGAGGAGCTCTTTGACCACATAGCCGAATGTCTAGCCACCTTCATGGACAAATATCAAGTGAGAGGTCGCAAACTGCCCCTGGGTTTCACCTTCAGCTTCCCCTGTCGCCAGGAGGGCCTGACCAGTGCCCGGCTCGTTACTTGGACCAAGGGCTTCAAGTGCACGGGCGTCGAGGGCCAGGATGTGGTGCAGTTGCTGCGAGAGGCCATCAACCGACGGAAGGACGTTGCCATCGACGTGATGGCAGTGGTGAACGATACGACGGGAACTCTCATGTCCTGCGCCCACAAAAACAAACAGTGCCGCTTGGGTCTTATTGTGGGGACTGGCACCAATGCCTGTTACATGGAGAAACTGGAGAACGTGCAGCTGTGGGATGGTGATGGTGAGGGGCCCCATCAGGTGATGATCAACACCGAATGGGGAGCCTTTGGAGACCACGGCACGCTGGACTTTGTGCGCACCCTCTACGACCGGCAAGTGGATGAAAATTCTCTGAACCCTGGCAAGCAGCTGTTTGAGAAGATGATTTCGGGCATGTACATGGGGGAACTGGTGCGCCGTGTGGCGGTCCACCTTGCCCAGGAGGGTCTCCTCTTCCACGGAAAGCTTTCGGAGAAGATGAGAACCATGTACGCCTTTAAGACCAAGTACATTTCCATGATTGAGAGCGAGGCCAGGGGCTGTTACGACCAGACCAGACTGGTCTTGGTAAAGATGGACCAGGTCGCAACGGACGAGGATTGCGAGTGCCTGAGACTCGTGTGCACTCGCGTGTCTACGCGGGCGGCGCATCTGGTCTCTGCAGCGGTGGCCACCATCCTCAACAAGATGAAGCGCCCCCACACCACCGTTGGCGTCGACGGTTCAGTCTATCGCTATCACCCGCGTTTTCACTCCCTCATGGAGGCCAAGATTGCGGAGCTGGTGCATCCTCAGTACAAG TTTGACCTAATGCTTTCTGAAGACGGCAGCGGTCGTGGTGCAGCCCTAGTAGCGGCGGTCGCGGTGCGGACGCAAGAGCGGAAGTAG